From one Leifsonia soli genomic stretch:
- a CDS encoding nuclease-related domain-containing protein, giving the protein MSGQRMRDRAPGTAVMEQVVRLQEATPPRSSLARAFGVDPLPADAQPWFTGALGERQVGAALGRLPIDWSAFHAVPVGSGDADVDHLVVGPGGVFVVNTKHHRGARLAVYDRSVLVNGVKKPYLRNADLEASRVRGLLVRAGIEAPVHAAIVVVGAKEVRIHRKPVRTAVLRSDSLVRWLTRRPAVLDDETLAQATQLFDDPASWRAVASPHDTAERFSAIEREVRSAQLVRAGWGLAGGLALLAAALPFLPH; this is encoded by the coding sequence ATGAGTGGACAGCGGATGCGCGATCGCGCCCCGGGAACAGCCGTGATGGAGCAGGTGGTCCGGCTGCAGGAGGCCACACCGCCGCGATCGTCGCTCGCCCGCGCCTTCGGGGTCGATCCGCTGCCCGCCGACGCGCAGCCCTGGTTCACGGGCGCGCTCGGTGAGCGACAGGTCGGCGCGGCGCTCGGACGGCTTCCGATCGACTGGAGCGCCTTCCACGCCGTCCCCGTCGGCTCCGGCGACGCGGACGTCGACCATCTCGTCGTCGGACCGGGAGGTGTGTTCGTCGTCAACACGAAGCATCACCGCGGCGCACGCCTGGCGGTCTACGACCGCTCGGTGCTGGTCAACGGCGTCAAGAAGCCGTACCTGCGCAACGCCGATCTCGAGGCCTCACGGGTCCGCGGGCTCCTGGTCCGTGCCGGGATCGAAGCGCCGGTCCACGCGGCGATCGTGGTCGTCGGCGCGAAGGAGGTGCGCATCCACCGAAAGCCGGTCCGCACCGCTGTCCTGCGCTCGGACTCGCTCGTGCGCTGGCTCACCCGCCGGCCGGCCGTTCTGGACGACGAGACCCTGGCGCAGGCGACTCAACTGTTCGACGACCCCGCGAGCTGGCGCGCCGTCGCATCGCCGCACGACACCGCGGAGCGTTTCAGCGCGATCGAGCGTGAAGTGCGGAGCGCGCAGCTGGTTCGCGCGGGCTGGGGCCTCGCGGGCGGGCTCGCCCTCCTCGCCGCCGCGCTCCCCTTCCTCCCCCACTGA
- a CDS encoding MBL fold metallo-hydrolase translates to MRLTKFEHAGLLLEKDGQKLYVDPGSFTSPLTDTANAVAVVITHEHADHWTPEQLKRVLELSPDAKIFGPEGVATAAADFDITVVHPGDTVEAGPFALRFFGGRHAVIHESIPVVDNVGVLINDTLYYAGDSFSVPEGVEVDVLAAPAGAPWMKIAETMDYVLAVKPKRAFPIHEMVLSRAGKDMANGRLAWATEQNGGAFSALEPGDSLDL, encoded by the coding sequence ATGAGACTCACCAAGTTCGAGCACGCCGGACTCCTCCTCGAGAAGGACGGACAGAAGCTCTACGTCGACCCGGGCAGCTTCACCTCTCCTCTCACCGACACCGCGAACGCCGTCGCCGTCGTCATCACGCACGAGCACGCGGATCACTGGACCCCCGAGCAGCTGAAGCGCGTGCTCGAGCTCTCCCCCGATGCGAAGATCTTCGGGCCGGAGGGTGTCGCCACGGCCGCCGCGGACTTCGACATCACGGTCGTCCACCCGGGCGACACCGTCGAAGCCGGCCCGTTCGCGCTCCGCTTCTTCGGCGGCCGCCACGCCGTCATCCACGAGAGCATCCCCGTTGTCGACAACGTGGGCGTTCTCATCAATGACACCCTGTACTACGCCGGCGACTCGTTCTCGGTGCCCGAGGGCGTCGAGGTGGATGTGTTGGCCGCCCCGGCCGGCGCCCCGTGGATGAAGATCGCCGAGACGATGGACTACGTGCTCGCGGTGAAGCCGAAACGTGCGTTCCCCATCCACGAGATGGTGCTCTCGCGCGCCGGCAAGGACATGGCGAACGGGCGCCTCGCGTGGGCGACCGAGCAGAACGGCGGCGCGTTCTCCGCACTGGAGCCCGGCGACTCCCTCGACCTGTGA
- the sufU gene encoding Fe-S cluster assembly sulfur transfer protein SufU: MSDLQNLYQQVILDHAREKHGYGIAGDEAATSHQFNPTCGDEVTVGVRTAADGRILSIGWEGHGCSISTASASLLSDLVEETDRERLAASIAAFRELMHSKGALEGDEELLGDAVALAGVSKYVTRVKCAMLPWVALEDALLKSA, from the coding sequence ATGAGCGACCTGCAGAACCTGTACCAGCAGGTCATCCTCGACCACGCGCGTGAGAAGCACGGCTACGGCATCGCGGGCGACGAGGCGGCCACCTCGCACCAGTTCAATCCGACCTGCGGCGACGAGGTGACGGTCGGCGTCCGGACGGCAGCCGACGGGCGCATCCTCTCGATCGGCTGGGAGGGGCACGGCTGCTCGATCTCGACGGCCTCCGCCTCGCTGCTCAGCGACCTGGTGGAGGAGACGGATCGGGAGCGGCTGGCCGCATCCATCGCCGCCTTCCGCGAGCTGATGCACTCGAAGGGTGCGCTGGAGGGCGACGAGGAGCTGCTCGGCGACGCGGTCGCGCTGGCCGGTGTCTCGAAGTACGTGACGCGCGTGAAGTGCGCAATGCTGCCGTGGGTGGCCCTCGAGGACGCGCTGCTCAAGTCCGCGTGA
- a CDS encoding Dyp-type peroxidase: protein MANTGEQSWQRVPIDPQSVDAPLSRAAVFLVVTVGETPEALATVKDVLGGITDQVKTVGFRDLDARLSCNVGIGATLWPRLTDTPLPRELHPFREIAGSVHTAVSTPGDLLFHIRAERSDFTFELERQLLDALGDAVEVVDEVVGFRYFDARDLLGFVDGTANPAGGDMSQAAIVGDEDPEHAGGSYVVVQKYLHDLGSWKRLPVPSQEGVIGRTKVENIELDDAEHGQKSHKTLATIVDEAGVEHDILRDNMPFGRPGHGEFGTYFIGYSRALWVIERMLERMFVGDPEGSYDRILDFSTAATGTTFFAPTRGFLESLGG from the coding sequence ATGGCGAACACCGGCGAACAGTCCTGGCAGCGCGTCCCCATCGATCCGCAGAGCGTCGACGCACCGCTGTCGCGTGCCGCCGTCTTCCTGGTGGTGACGGTCGGCGAGACACCCGAGGCGCTCGCCACGGTGAAGGACGTGCTCGGCGGCATCACCGACCAGGTCAAGACGGTCGGGTTCCGCGACCTCGACGCCCGGCTGTCGTGCAACGTCGGGATCGGCGCCACCCTGTGGCCGCGCCTCACCGACACGCCGCTGCCGCGCGAGCTGCACCCGTTCCGTGAGATCGCCGGGTCCGTGCACACCGCGGTCTCGACGCCGGGCGACCTGCTGTTCCACATCCGCGCGGAGCGCAGCGACTTCACATTCGAGCTGGAACGCCAGCTGCTCGATGCGCTCGGCGACGCCGTCGAGGTCGTGGACGAGGTGGTCGGGTTCCGCTACTTCGACGCGCGCGATCTGCTCGGCTTCGTCGACGGAACGGCCAATCCGGCCGGCGGAGACATGTCGCAGGCGGCCATCGTCGGCGACGAGGATCCGGAGCACGCGGGCGGCAGTTACGTCGTCGTCCAGAAGTACCTGCACGACCTCGGCTCCTGGAAGAGGCTCCCCGTGCCGTCGCAGGAGGGCGTGATCGGTCGCACCAAGGTCGAGAACATCGAGCTGGATGACGCCGAGCACGGCCAGAAGTCGCACAAGACCCTCGCGACGATCGTCGACGAGGCCGGCGTCGAGCACGACATCCTCCGCGACAACATGCCGTTCGGACGCCCGGGCCACGGCGAGTTCGGCACCTACTTCATCGGCTACTCCCGCGCCCTCTGGGTGATCGAGCGGATGCTGGAGCGCATGTTCGTGGGCGACCCGGAGGGCAGCTACGACCGCATCCTCGACTTCTCGACCGCCGCGACCGGCACGACCTTCTTCGCGCCGACCCGGGGCTTCCTGGAGTCCCTCGGCGGCTGA
- a CDS encoding metal-dependent hydrolase: MSLPSTDTAVTYPDGDLTSTGAVVFVQPLDDGRTAVVLDRTAFHPVDPVWPDQPADAGTITVDGRAYEVVDAVVGATDGTTLHVGDAPVRTGTEGWAFVVCHLVQDATGIEPGAAAAVSVDPARRHALSAGHTACHLASLALNDALPGLWTKEVAVDGRGRPNFDQLAITSSRILEGGSVDEYRIGKSLRKKGFAAADLPARLDEVTAAANRTLADWIASGAAISIVREGGRPGLGDRRRWHAELPDGVVEIPCGGTHLRSLTELAGADIHLDLAETEGAVVLTMRTTAHLA; the protein is encoded by the coding sequence ATGAGCCTGCCCAGCACCGACACCGCCGTCACCTACCCGGACGGCGACCTGACCTCCACCGGCGCCGTCGTCTTCGTCCAGCCGCTGGACGACGGCCGCACCGCCGTCGTCCTCGACCGGACCGCCTTCCATCCGGTCGACCCCGTGTGGCCCGACCAGCCCGCGGACGCCGGGACGATCACCGTCGACGGCCGAGCGTACGAGGTCGTGGATGCGGTGGTCGGCGCGACGGACGGCACGACCCTGCATGTCGGTGACGCGCCGGTCCGCACCGGCACGGAGGGCTGGGCGTTCGTGGTGTGCCACCTCGTTCAGGACGCGACGGGCATCGAGCCGGGGGCCGCTGCCGCCGTGAGCGTCGACCCGGCCCGGCGCCACGCGCTGTCCGCCGGGCACACCGCCTGCCACCTGGCGTCGCTCGCACTGAACGACGCCCTCCCCGGCCTCTGGACCAAGGAGGTCGCCGTCGACGGACGGGGCCGCCCGAACTTCGACCAGCTGGCGATCACCAGCTCGCGCATCCTGGAGGGCGGTTCGGTCGACGAGTACCGGATCGGCAAGAGCCTCCGGAAGAAGGGCTTCGCGGCCGCCGACCTGCCCGCGCGGCTCGACGAGGTGACCGCCGCGGCGAATCGGACGCTCGCCGACTGGATCGCGAGCGGCGCCGCCATCTCGATCGTCCGCGAGGGCGGACGTCCGGGCCTCGGCGACCGACGCCGCTGGCATGCCGAGCTGCCGGACGGCGTCGTCGAGATCCCCTGCGGCGGGACGCACCTGCGGTCGCTCACCGAGCTCGCCGGCGCCGACATCCACCTGGACCTCGCCGAGACCGAGGGCGCCGTCGTCCTGACCATGCGCACCACCGCGCATCTCGCCTGA
- a CDS encoding FAD-binding domain-containing protein codes for MSDRPAIVWFRDDLRVADNPALHAAAQTGRPVLCVFVWDDETPELRAPGGAGRWWLHHSLASLAESLERLGSRLVLLSGPSESVIATLLRETDAAAIFWNRRYGGVERRIDESVKTAARAAGVEAASFAANLLFEPWTIRTGQGTPFSVYTPFWRSCLAAAAPRRPGPAPREVQGASVPQSLDTVTLDDLGLLPTRPDWAGGLRETWEPGEKAAHEQLQRFLSDDLGDYREQRDVPGVDATSRLSPRLRWGELSPHQVWHATIEKRRGATAESASTFLSEVGWREFAYHTLFEHPDLATVNIHREYDSFPWPRLHPSALRAWEQGRTGVPLVDAGMRELWRTGVMHNRVRMVTASFLIKNLLIDWRRGEQWFWDTLVDADPANNAFNWQWVAGSGADAAPYFRIFNPELQRKKFDPQGDYVRRWVPEWDTPDYPEPIVDLAETRQAALAAYDVVKRSR; via the coding sequence GTGAGCGATCGCCCGGCCATCGTCTGGTTCCGCGACGACCTCCGGGTCGCCGACAACCCGGCTCTCCACGCGGCCGCGCAGACGGGCCGCCCGGTGCTCTGCGTCTTCGTCTGGGACGACGAGACGCCAGAGCTCCGGGCGCCCGGCGGTGCCGGCCGGTGGTGGCTGCACCACAGCCTGGCGTCGCTCGCGGAGTCGCTGGAGCGTCTGGGCTCCCGGCTCGTCCTGCTCAGCGGGCCGAGTGAGAGCGTGATCGCGACGCTGCTGCGCGAGACCGATGCGGCGGCGATCTTCTGGAACCGGCGGTACGGCGGCGTCGAGCGGCGCATCGATGAGTCGGTGAAGACCGCAGCGCGCGCGGCCGGCGTCGAAGCCGCCAGCTTCGCCGCGAACCTGCTCTTCGAACCGTGGACGATCCGCACCGGCCAGGGCACCCCGTTCTCGGTGTACACGCCGTTCTGGCGGTCCTGTCTGGCGGCTGCCGCGCCACGCAGGCCGGGACCGGCGCCGCGCGAAGTGCAGGGGGCATCCGTCCCGCAGTCGCTCGACACCGTGACGCTCGACGATCTGGGGTTGCTGCCGACCCGTCCCGATTGGGCCGGCGGCCTGCGCGAGACGTGGGAGCCGGGCGAGAAGGCCGCGCACGAGCAGCTGCAGCGCTTCCTCTCCGACGATCTGGGCGACTACCGCGAGCAGCGCGACGTGCCAGGAGTGGATGCGACCTCGCGCCTCTCGCCGCGTCTGCGCTGGGGCGAGCTCAGCCCCCACCAGGTGTGGCACGCGACGATCGAGAAGCGGCGAGGCGCGACGGCGGAGAGCGCGTCGACCTTCCTCTCGGAGGTCGGCTGGCGCGAGTTCGCCTACCACACCTTGTTCGAGCACCCCGACCTGGCGACCGTGAACATCCATCGCGAGTACGACTCCTTTCCGTGGCCGCGGCTGCATCCGTCTGCGCTGCGGGCCTGGGAACAGGGTCGCACCGGCGTCCCCCTCGTGGACGCCGGGATGCGGGAACTGTGGAGAACCGGCGTCATGCACAACCGGGTGCGCATGGTGACCGCGTCCTTCCTGATCAAGAACCTGCTCATCGACTGGCGCCGCGGCGAGCAGTGGTTCTGGGACACCCTGGTCGACGCCGACCCCGCGAACAACGCCTTCAACTGGCAGTGGGTCGCCGGGAGCGGCGCGGACGCCGCGCCGTACTTCCGCATCTTCAACCCGGAGCTGCAGCGGAAGAAGTTCGACCCGCAGGGTGACTACGTGCGCCGCTGGGTGCCGGAGTGGGACACCCCCGACTACCCCGAGCCCATCGTCGACCTCGCGGAGACACGCCAGGCCGCCCTCGCCGCCTACGACGTCGTCAAGCGCTCACGCTGA
- a CDS encoding HAD family acid phosphatase, translated as MSDSLHTPSRFRRALVGAAGALVLALGVGLADAPAALAWDPGPGNGHGHGDTALAPRTSFTMAPDGTSGATQGGEGIPNIDSVKKTIATYYGDPGTGIANKTDSPYIRELGGILAREKAELKPEYDRAVQQGQKPAIVFDADDTTLWTYDMEVADMHFQFNPAEQDVWVQGQRFPAVPGMVDFVNQAAALGYTVFGLTGRNDNQKAATLGNLAKVGYTAFTADDFYTKWTGTGASQQPSYITCAATSCTTVEYKAETRKHIQDLGYTITLNVGDQWSDLQGGYAEEALKLPNPTYYLPSPDLPGVSEPQLAPRTHFTMAPDGSSGATEGGEGIPNIDSVKKTIATYFGDPGTGIANKDDSPYIRELRSIVLRQAPVLAATCFVERKLHKNPAIVLDTDDTTLWTYDMEVADMHFQFDPVEQNVWVQQQRFPATPHMTTLAAVAQKAGCTVIGLTGRNDDQKAATLGNLAKVGYTGFTAQNFYTKWTGVGASQQPSYIACATAKCTTIEYKSQTRAHIESPSGGRYDIVANFGDQYSDLIGGYADRTVKLPNPTYYLP; from the coding sequence ATGTCCGATTCCCTCCACACCCCCTCCCGATTCCGCCGGGCGCTCGTCGGCGCCGCCGGCGCCCTCGTGCTCGCGCTCGGCGTCGGCCTCGCGGACGCCCCGGCGGCGCTGGCCTGGGATCCGGGACCGGGCAACGGGCACGGACACGGCGACACCGCCCTCGCACCGCGCACGTCGTTCACGATGGCGCCGGACGGGACGAGCGGAGCCACGCAGGGCGGCGAGGGCATCCCCAACATCGACTCGGTCAAGAAGACGATCGCCACCTACTACGGCGACCCGGGCACCGGGATCGCGAACAAGACCGACTCGCCCTACATCCGCGAACTCGGCGGCATCCTCGCCCGCGAGAAGGCCGAGCTCAAGCCGGAGTACGACCGTGCGGTGCAGCAGGGCCAGAAGCCGGCCATCGTCTTCGACGCGGACGACACGACGCTGTGGACGTACGACATGGAGGTCGCGGACATGCACTTCCAGTTCAACCCGGCCGAGCAGGATGTCTGGGTCCAGGGCCAGCGCTTCCCCGCCGTTCCGGGCATGGTCGACTTCGTGAACCAGGCCGCAGCGCTCGGCTACACGGTGTTCGGGCTCACCGGTCGCAACGACAACCAGAAGGCGGCGACGCTCGGCAATCTCGCGAAGGTCGGCTACACGGCCTTCACGGCGGACGACTTCTACACGAAGTGGACGGGGACCGGCGCGTCCCAGCAGCCTTCCTACATCACCTGTGCGGCGACCAGCTGCACGACCGTCGAGTACAAGGCGGAGACCAGGAAGCACATCCAGGACCTCGGCTACACGATCACCCTCAACGTCGGCGACCAGTGGTCGGACCTCCAGGGCGGCTACGCCGAGGAGGCGCTGAAGCTGCCCAACCCGACCTACTACCTGCCGTCGCCGGACCTGCCCGGCGTCTCCGAGCCGCAGCTCGCACCCCGCACGCACTTCACCATGGCGCCCGACGGCTCGAGCGGCGCAACCGAGGGCGGTGAGGGGATCCCGAACATCGATTCCGTCAAGAAGACGATCGCCACCTACTTCGGAGACCCGGGCACCGGGATCGCGAACAAGGACGACTCTCCGTACATCCGCGAGCTGCGCTCCATCGTGCTGCGCCAGGCTCCCGTGCTCGCCGCGACCTGCTTCGTGGAAAGGAAGCTGCACAAGAACCCGGCGATCGTGCTCGACACCGACGACACCACGCTCTGGACCTACGACATGGAGGTCGCGGACATGCACTTCCAGTTCGATCCGGTCGAGCAGAACGTGTGGGTGCAGCAGCAGCGGTTCCCGGCGACACCGCACATGACGACGCTGGCGGCCGTGGCGCAGAAGGCCGGCTGCACCGTCATCGGGCTGACCGGACGCAACGACGACCAGAAGGCCGCGACGCTCGGCAACCTCGCGAAGGTCGGCTACACCGGGTTCACCGCGCAGAACTTCTACACCAAGTGGACCGGCGTCGGCGCCTCCCAGCAGCCGTCGTACATCGCGTGCGCCACGGCGAAGTGCACGACGATCGAGTACAAGTCGCAGACCCGGGCGCACATCGAGTCGCCGTCCGGTGGCCGGTACGACATCGTGGCGAACTTCGGGGATCAGTACAGCGACCTGATCGGCGGCTACGCCGACCGCACCGTGAAGCTGCCGAACCCGACGTACTACCTGCCGTAG
- a CDS encoding alpha/beta fold hydrolase, with protein sequence MSTLASADGTTIAFEIDGTGPAVILVDGALCSRDAGPMRAVAAALRERLTVVLYDRRGRGESDDRLADPAARADSVVREIEDIAALVDAAGGSAALFGMSSGGALALAAAAALGPDRVPRVAVYEPPYLPDPILSSAAAYTSELGAALAAGDRAGAVGLFLRRVGVPDAGIEGMRRSPGWEGTLALAPTLAYDDAAMGDSRIPDGLLQAISIPVLALAGEQSPGFLRFGAEGVAASAQDGAFAVVAGQTHDVSGEALSQHLIPYLAA encoded by the coding sequence ATGAGCACCCTCGCCTCCGCCGATGGCACCACGATCGCATTCGAGATCGACGGGACCGGCCCGGCCGTGATCCTGGTGGACGGCGCCCTGTGCTCCCGCGATGCGGGGCCCATGCGAGCGGTCGCCGCCGCCCTCCGCGAACGGCTCACCGTCGTCCTCTACGACCGGAGGGGCCGCGGCGAGAGCGACGACCGGCTGGCCGACCCTGCGGCGCGCGCGGATTCGGTCGTGCGCGAGATCGAGGACATCGCCGCCCTGGTGGATGCCGCGGGCGGCTCGGCCGCGCTGTTCGGGATGTCGTCGGGCGGGGCGCTGGCACTCGCCGCGGCCGCCGCCCTCGGCCCCGACCGCGTGCCGCGCGTCGCCGTCTACGAGCCGCCGTACCTACCCGACCCGATACTCTCCTCCGCCGCCGCGTACACGAGCGAGCTCGGAGCCGCGCTGGCGGCGGGCGACCGTGCCGGGGCCGTCGGGCTGTTCCTCCGCCGGGTCGGCGTCCCGGACGCCGGGATCGAGGGGATGCGCCGCTCGCCCGGCTGGGAGGGCACGCTGGCGCTCGCGCCCACCCTCGCCTACGACGACGCCGCGATGGGCGACAGCCGCATCCCGGACGGCCTGCTGCAGGCGATCAGCATCCCGGTCCTGGCGCTCGCGGGCGAGCAGAGCCCGGGCTTCCTGCGGTTCGGCGCGGAGGGCGTCGCCGCTTCCGCCCAGGACGGCGCGTTCGCGGTGGTGGCCGGCCAGACGCACGACGTCTCCGGCGAGGCCCTCTCGCAGCACCTCATCCCCTACCTCGCAGCCTGA
- a CDS encoding cysteine desulfurase — MRTETLDPAALRADFPILSREVNGHPFVYLDSGATSQKPRQVLDAEREFVERYTSAVHRGAHTVAGEATELFEEARARVAGFVGARPEELVWTSNATEGINLLAYGMSNASLGRGGAAAERFRLGPGDELVVTEAEHHANLIPWQELAARTGATLRVIGLTDDGMLRLDQAAEIIGPRTRVVAFAHVSNVLGGINPVAELVALAHEHGALVVLDACQSVPHLAVDLPALDVDFAVFSGHKMLGPTGVGALYGRSELLNALPPFLTGGSMITQVTLEGAEYLPAPQRFEAGTQRVSQAVALGAAVDYLDAVGMPAIEAHEEALGERLLARLGELDGVRILGPGAGVPRVGLASVVVDGIHAHDVGQFLDDRGIAVRVGHHCAQPVHRRFGATASTRISTYLYNTADEVDAAVEAIADARVFFGVTSGGVR, encoded by the coding sequence ATGCGCACCGAAACTCTCGACCCCGCCGCCCTCCGTGCGGACTTCCCGATCCTCTCCCGAGAGGTGAACGGGCACCCCTTCGTCTACCTCGACTCCGGGGCCACGTCGCAGAAACCGCGACAGGTGCTCGATGCCGAGCGGGAGTTCGTCGAGCGGTACACCTCGGCCGTGCACCGCGGTGCGCACACCGTTGCGGGCGAGGCGACCGAGCTGTTCGAGGAGGCCAGGGCGCGCGTCGCCGGCTTCGTCGGAGCGCGGCCCGAGGAGCTCGTCTGGACTTCGAACGCGACCGAGGGCATCAACCTTCTGGCCTACGGGATGTCGAACGCGTCGCTCGGGCGCGGCGGCGCGGCCGCGGAGCGCTTCCGCCTCGGCCCCGGCGACGAGCTCGTCGTGACGGAGGCGGAGCACCACGCCAACCTCATCCCGTGGCAGGAGCTCGCCGCGCGCACCGGCGCGACCCTGCGCGTGATCGGCCTCACCGACGACGGCATGCTGCGCCTCGACCAGGCCGCCGAGATCATCGGACCGCGCACCAGGGTCGTCGCCTTCGCCCACGTCTCCAACGTGCTCGGCGGCATCAACCCGGTGGCCGAGCTGGTCGCGCTGGCCCACGAGCACGGCGCGCTCGTCGTGCTCGACGCCTGCCAGTCCGTCCCGCATCTCGCCGTCGACCTGCCCGCCCTCGATGTCGACTTCGCCGTGTTCTCCGGCCACAAGATGCTCGGACCGACCGGCGTCGGTGCGCTGTACGGCCGCAGCGAGCTCCTGAACGCCCTCCCGCCCTTCCTCACCGGCGGCTCGATGATCACGCAGGTGACGCTGGAGGGCGCCGAGTACCTCCCGGCGCCGCAGCGCTTCGAGGCGGGGACCCAGCGCGTGTCGCAGGCCGTGGCCCTCGGGGCCGCGGTCGACTACCTCGATGCGGTCGGGATGCCCGCGATCGAGGCGCACGAGGAGGCCTTGGGGGAGCGGCTGCTCGCCCGCCTCGGCGAGCTCGACGGTGTGCGCATCCTCGGGCCAGGGGCCGGCGTCCCGCGGGTCGGCCTCGCGAGCGTCGTGGTGGACGGCATCCATGCGCACGACGTCGGCCAGTTCCTCGACGACCGCGGCATCGCGGTGCGGGTCGGCCACCACTGCGCGCAGCCGGTGCACCGCCGGTTCGGCGCGACGGCCAGCACGCGCATCAGCACCTATCTCTACAACACGGCGGACGAGGTGGATGCGGCCGTCGAGGCGATCGCCGACGCCCGCGTCTTCTTCGGCGTCACGAGCGGAGGCGTCCGATGA